Proteins from a genomic interval of Marmoricola sp. OAE513:
- a CDS encoding winged helix-turn-helix domain-containing protein translates to MSKSVLSLTPVEAVACCSPVTREPLSADAALRISPLLKALADPVRLRLLSLVASHQDGEACVCDLQEAFDLSQPTISHHLKVLHEVGLLDRSKRGVWVYYRIRPAALADLANLLGGVAP, encoded by the coding sequence ATGTCGAAGTCTGTCCTGTCGCTGACCCCGGTCGAGGCGGTGGCGTGCTGCTCTCCTGTGACCCGCGAGCCCCTGTCCGCGGACGCTGCTCTCCGCATCTCACCGCTGCTCAAGGCGCTCGCCGACCCGGTGCGCCTCAGGTTGCTGTCCCTGGTCGCATCTCACCAGGACGGCGAGGCCTGTGTGTGCGACCTGCAGGAGGCCTTCGACCTGTCCCAGCCCACGATCAGCCACCACCTCAAGGTGCTCCACGAGGTGGGTCTGCTGGATCGCAGCAAGCGCGGGGTCTGGGTCTACTACCGGATCCGTCCCGCGGCGCTCGCGGACCTGGCGAACCTCCTGGGCGGCGTGGCCCCGTGA
- a CDS encoding DUF4097 family beta strand repeat-containing protein, which produces MKKQFPTPAPTSLYVELGAGLLTAEATDTAETTVEVSGPRAEEFKVGRTGDKISVVAPHGRFFGRDAHTVRVIVPTGSELITKVGSADTVTHGALGLVALKTGSGDIELDQASGPVVIESGSGDIKGAELAGEVRIKSGSGDIDLGVLHGKTGISTGSGDVVLGTVRARTIIKTGSGDLKVGRAEAEVNLTTASGDLTIAAAPRGKVTARNVSGDVRVGIPVGTPVWTDINTVSGSLKNRLTSVGKPAEGQDYVELRATTVSGDVLLEHV; this is translated from the coding sequence ATGAAGAAGCAGTTCCCCACCCCCGCCCCCACGTCCCTGTACGTCGAGCTCGGCGCCGGCCTGCTCACCGCGGAGGCGACCGACACCGCGGAGACCACGGTCGAGGTCTCCGGACCCCGGGCGGAGGAGTTCAAGGTCGGGCGGACCGGGGACAAGATCTCGGTCGTCGCCCCCCACGGCCGCTTCTTCGGCCGCGACGCGCACACCGTGCGGGTGATCGTCCCCACCGGCAGCGAGCTGATCACCAAGGTCGGCTCGGCCGACACCGTGACCCACGGCGCTCTCGGCCTGGTGGCGCTGAAGACAGGTTCCGGGGACATCGAGCTCGACCAGGCCAGCGGACCGGTCGTCATCGAGTCGGGATCCGGCGACATCAAGGGCGCCGAGCTCGCCGGCGAGGTGCGGATCAAGTCCGGCTCGGGCGACATCGACCTCGGTGTGCTCCACGGGAAGACCGGTATCTCGACCGGGTCCGGCGACGTCGTCCTCGGCACCGTCCGGGCGCGCACGATCATCAAGACCGGCTCCGGCGACCTCAAGGTGGGTCGCGCCGAGGCCGAGGTGAACCTGACCACGGCGTCGGGTGACCTGACGATCGCCGCGGCGCCCCGGGGGAAGGTCACCGCACGGAACGTCTCCGGCGACGTGCGGGTCGGCATTCCTGTCGGTACACCGGTGTGGACTGACATCAACACGGTGTCGGGCTCGCTGAAGAACCGACTCACCAGTGTCGGCAAGCCTGCCGAGGGCCAGGACTACGTCGAGCTCCGGGCGACCACCGTCAGCGGTGACGTCCTGCTCGAGCACGTCTGA
- a CDS encoding FKBP-type peptidyl-prolyl cis-trans isomerase, whose amino-acid sequence MLRSLTRRRTAPVLAVAVAALILTGCGGGDKDKDSKAKDDASASASDGATATPTDGATDKPAGSEDPCKVATGGKSGEIKVSGAFGKVDPKVNFEKGFSTKKLERTVVTTGKKATSKKGDSLNVVLTAYNGRTGKKLSSENAKLSVGDVTLPLSLDAGFDCVPIGSRVVTSFPAKDLYGDSGNADLEIEADDSMVVVTDIVDAVKPLTPAAWPNAPKVTFKGKTPKVTLTGKPSTKLQLKVLKKGNGAVVGAGDTVSVNYYGVSWNTKKVFDESYSKAPASFAVTGVVQGFGAAIAGQKVGSRVIVTMPPKYGYGDGAINQENLVGQTLVFVIDIISTKAP is encoded by the coding sequence ATGTTGCGTTCTCTCACCCGGCGGCGGACTGCCCCGGTCCTGGCTGTGGCCGTCGCGGCCCTGATCCTGACCGGCTGCGGAGGCGGCGACAAGGACAAGGACAGCAAGGCCAAGGACGATGCGTCCGCCTCGGCGTCCGACGGCGCAACCGCGACGCCTACCGACGGCGCGACCGACAAGCCTGCTGGCAGCGAGGATCCCTGCAAGGTGGCCACCGGCGGCAAGAGCGGCGAGATCAAGGTCTCCGGCGCCTTCGGCAAGGTCGACCCGAAGGTCAACTTCGAGAAGGGTTTCTCGACCAAGAAGCTCGAGCGCACCGTCGTCACCACCGGCAAGAAGGCGACCAGCAAGAAGGGCGACTCGCTCAACGTCGTGCTGACGGCGTACAACGGACGCACCGGCAAGAAGCTCAGCTCCGAGAACGCCAAGCTCAGCGTCGGTGACGTCACCCTGCCGCTCAGCCTGGACGCCGGCTTCGACTGCGTCCCGATCGGGTCGCGCGTGGTCACCTCCTTCCCGGCCAAGGACCTGTACGGCGACTCCGGCAACGCCGACCTCGAGATCGAGGCCGACGACTCGATGGTCGTCGTGACCGACATCGTCGACGCGGTCAAGCCGCTCACCCCGGCCGCGTGGCCGAACGCGCCCAAGGTCACCTTCAAGGGCAAGACCCCCAAGGTCACCCTGACCGGCAAGCCGTCGACCAAGCTGCAGCTGAAGGTCCTCAAGAAGGGCAACGGCGCCGTCGTCGGCGCGGGTGACACCGTCAGCGTGAACTACTACGGCGTCAGCTGGAACACCAAGAAGGTCTTCGACGAGAGCTACTCCAAGGCCCCGGCGAGCTTCGCTGTCACCGGCGTCGTCCAGGGCTTCGGCGCTGCGATCGCGGGCCAGAAGGTCGGCAGCCGCGTCATCGTCACCATGCCGCCGAAGTACGGCTACGGCGATGGCGCGATCAACCAGGAGAACCTGGTCGGCCAGACGCTGGTCTTCGTCATCGACATCATCAGCACCAAGGCTCCCTGA
- a CDS encoding TIGR02453 family protein: MTEFQGFPEAALDFYDDLEMDNTKSFWEAHKAIYAESVKAPMVALTTALEKDFGKAKVFRPFRDVRFAKDKTPYKVHQGAFVPAGPACGWYVEISARGVRTGAGFYDASGSDLARIRTSIDVEATGKQLEQILAKLRKAGFTVGGQQLKTTPRGYDADHPRIDLLRHKSLTVGKDYGFEPVIHSADLVRAVRADWKASRPLVDWVAERLGD, translated from the coding sequence GTGACCGAGTTCCAAGGCTTCCCCGAGGCAGCGCTCGACTTCTACGACGACCTGGAGATGGACAACACCAAGTCGTTCTGGGAGGCGCACAAGGCGATCTACGCCGAGTCGGTGAAGGCCCCGATGGTCGCGCTGACGACCGCGCTGGAGAAGGACTTCGGGAAGGCCAAGGTGTTCCGCCCGTTCCGCGACGTCCGCTTCGCGAAGGACAAGACGCCGTACAAGGTGCACCAGGGGGCCTTCGTCCCCGCCGGCCCGGCGTGCGGCTGGTACGTCGAGATCTCCGCCCGCGGCGTACGCACCGGGGCGGGTTTCTACGACGCCAGCGGCTCGGACCTCGCCCGGATCCGCACGTCCATCGACGTCGAGGCGACCGGCAAGCAGCTCGAGCAGATCCTCGCCAAGCTGCGGAAGGCCGGCTTCACCGTCGGCGGGCAGCAGCTCAAGACGACCCCTCGCGGGTACGACGCCGACCACCCTCGGATCGACCTGCTCCGTCACAAGTCGTTGACGGTCGGGAAGGACTACGGCTTCGAGCCGGTCATCCACTCGGCCGACCTGGTGAGGGCCGTTCGGGCGGACTGGAAGGCGAGCAGGCCGCTGGTCGACTGGGTCGCCGAACGTCTCGGTGACTAG
- a CDS encoding SGNH/GDSL hydrolase family protein, producing MPFHRYVALGDSFTEGVGDRDPARPNGLRGWADRVAEVLAAQPGAEDFGYANLAIRGRKLKPIIAEQVEPALALSPDLISIHAGANDVLRPKVDLDDLAAAYDEAVGRLTASGATVVLFTIFDPGGSGIYAAMRGRMAIFNEWVREISDRHGTTLVDMWRMRDGDHAEVFDTDRMHLNAFGHQYIAFAVLEALGVEHSTERLPRPTLPELTARERFAANATWTREFLGPWVHRRLTGRSSGDTIEVKRPTLAPIDPA from the coding sequence ATGCCGTTCCACCGTTACGTCGCTCTCGGCGACTCCTTCACCGAAGGGGTCGGCGACCGCGACCCCGCCCGCCCCAACGGTCTGCGCGGCTGGGCCGACCGGGTCGCGGAGGTCCTCGCCGCACAGCCCGGCGCCGAGGACTTCGGCTACGCCAACCTCGCGATCCGGGGCCGCAAGCTCAAGCCGATCATCGCCGAGCAGGTCGAGCCCGCGCTCGCCCTCTCCCCCGACCTCATCAGCATCCACGCCGGCGCCAACGACGTGCTGCGTCCCAAGGTCGACCTCGACGACCTCGCGGCGGCGTACGACGAGGCGGTCGGGCGCCTGACCGCCTCCGGCGCCACCGTCGTGCTCTTCACGATCTTCGACCCGGGGGGATCCGGCATCTACGCCGCGATGCGCGGACGGATGGCGATCTTCAACGAGTGGGTCCGGGAGATCAGCGACCGGCACGGGACCACGCTGGTGGACATGTGGCGGATGCGGGACGGCGACCACGCCGAGGTCTTCGACACCGACCGGATGCACCTCAACGCGTTCGGCCACCAGTACATCGCGTTCGCGGTCCTCGAGGCGCTCGGCGTCGAGCACTCCACCGAGCGGCTTCCCCGGCCGACCCTGCCCGAGCTGACCGCCCGGGAGCGCTTCGCCGCCAACGCCACCTGGACCCGGGAGTTCCTCGGTCCCTGGGTGCACCGCCGCCTGACCGGCCGGTCCTCCGGCGACACGATCGAGGTCAAGCGGCCGACGCTCGCCCCGATCGACCCTGCTTGA
- a CDS encoding fibronectin type III domain-containing protein, translated as MRTRLLAALVAVAALLGTALVTLPTGTAEAAPPAGWPTGGNDWHLCNGSTYTRYCVVSAQRNGVDVTPYDTPVGNMLKPWVRGFSVGHGVGFGVDLYSSGSASDSDLGNNTDLYKLVVNVGEVRPREMDGTFRDASFLIGRYPSGDWNFTITFRPSSRHTNSSITCTLGSCGDDSTKATFDRVGWAAGAVEDLSGYPAREAINRTGSIRATSAQYENTMYDPDTDSIIVDLSNPHRKGNGDVITDGTYEAFLPNAYLVNEMSIPDPSTVSLASFAITKPGSSAATFSLVRETRGIRIKIANISYSAPRFKFRTKPTKPGKPRPYKVVKTSRTTAKVKFSAPLANGNAKIDKYQARCHKAGKPWHYKIGKGSPLKVTGLKSGKVSCQVRAHNAKGWSKYSASVKS; from the coding sequence ATGCGTACTCGACTTCTCGCTGCCCTGGTCGCCGTCGCGGCCCTGCTCGGCACGGCGTTGGTGACCTTGCCGACCGGTACGGCGGAAGCGGCGCCTCCCGCAGGCTGGCCCACGGGAGGTAACGACTGGCACCTCTGCAACGGCTCCACGTACACCCGGTACTGCGTCGTCAGTGCGCAACGCAACGGCGTCGACGTCACGCCGTACGACACCCCTGTCGGCAACATGCTCAAGCCCTGGGTGCGCGGCTTCTCCGTGGGCCACGGGGTCGGCTTCGGCGTCGACCTCTACAGCTCGGGATCGGCGAGCGACAGCGACCTCGGCAACAACACTGACCTGTACAAGCTGGTCGTCAATGTCGGCGAAGTCCGACCGAGGGAGATGGACGGCACCTTCCGCGACGCGTCGTTCTTGATCGGTCGCTACCCCAGTGGCGACTGGAACTTCACCATCACCTTCCGTCCGTCGTCCCGTCACACCAACAGCTCGATCACCTGCACGCTGGGAAGCTGCGGCGACGACTCGACCAAGGCGACGTTCGATCGTGTCGGCTGGGCCGCCGGCGCTGTTGAGGATCTCTCCGGCTACCCGGCTCGCGAAGCGATCAACCGCACCGGATCGATCCGGGCGACCAGCGCGCAGTACGAGAACACCATGTACGACCCGGACACCGACTCGATCATCGTCGACCTCTCGAACCCGCACCGGAAGGGCAACGGCGACGTCATCACGGACGGCACGTACGAGGCGTTCCTGCCGAACGCGTACCTGGTCAACGAGATGAGCATCCCGGACCCGTCGACCGTTTCGCTCGCGTCGTTCGCGATCACGAAGCCGGGCAGCTCCGCGGCGACGTTCTCCCTCGTGCGCGAGACCCGCGGCATCCGGATCAAGATCGCGAACATCAGCTACTCGGCTCCGCGCTTCAAGTTCCGGACCAAGCCGACCAAGCCCGGCAAGCCGCGCCCGTACAAGGTCGTGAAGACCTCCAGGACCACCGCCAAGGTGAAGTTCTCCGCACCGCTGGCCAACGGCAACGCCAAGATCGACAAGTACCAGGCGCGCTGCCACAAGGCCGGCAAGCCGTGGCACTACAAGATCGGCAAGGGCAGTCCGCTCAAGGTCACCGGCCTGAAGTCCGGCAAGGTCTCCTGCCAGGTCCGCGCGCACAACGCCAAGGGCTGGAGCAAGTACTCGGCGTCGGTGAAGAGCTGA
- a CDS encoding aquaporin, which produces MTLGRRAASELLGTAFLVAAVIGSGIAASRLSPDDVGLQLLENSLITGAALIALILALQPVSAAFNPIVTLVEVGFGLVRIRDAGVLVVAQLAGGFLGALVANVMFDLDAISISGHDRTGGHLWLGEVVATFGLLLVVFGSVRSGRTETTAFAVGGYIAAAYWFTSSTSFANPAVTVARMFSDTFAGISPGSVPGFVLAQVGGGVLAYLAVRFLYSHPALPQETP; this is translated from the coding sequence GTGACGCTGGGGCGTCGAGCGGCCTCCGAGCTTCTCGGTACGGCGTTCCTCGTGGCGGCGGTCATCGGATCCGGGATCGCGGCGAGCCGCCTGTCGCCTGACGACGTCGGGTTGCAGCTCCTCGAGAACAGCCTGATCACCGGCGCCGCGCTGATCGCCCTGATCCTGGCGCTCCAGCCTGTCTCCGCCGCGTTCAACCCGATCGTCACGCTGGTCGAGGTGGGCTTCGGACTGGTCCGGATCCGGGACGCCGGGGTGCTGGTCGTCGCTCAGCTCGCGGGAGGGTTCCTCGGGGCCCTGGTGGCCAACGTCATGTTCGACCTCGACGCGATCAGCATCTCCGGACACGACAGGACCGGTGGCCACCTCTGGCTCGGCGAGGTCGTCGCGACCTTCGGACTTCTCCTGGTCGTCTTCGGCAGCGTGCGCTCCGGACGCACCGAGACGACCGCCTTCGCCGTCGGTGGGTACATCGCCGCGGCGTACTGGTTCACCAGCTCGACGAGCTTCGCCAACCCGGCAGTCACCGTCGCCCGGATGTTCTCCGACACCTTTGCCGGCATCAGTCCTGGCTCGGTGCCCGGGTTCGTCCTGGCGCAGGTGGGCGGTGGAGTGCTGGCCTACCTCGCTGTTCGCTTCCTCTACTCCCACCCCGCCCTGCCGCAGGAGACCCCGTGA
- a CDS encoding toxin-antitoxin system HicB family antitoxin, whose product MDISPYVDRLRQDLTASAAAGDEQIQAAAERLALALDPSMRLSLMEVLSQAAAEITSEMRSGSVDVRLAGRDLEFVVEHPAPEPVAPAAPTAGDEEDDEAEVATARISLRLPESVKARAEELAAKHGSSLNTWIVNVLRQATRENAITVDIDLSSVPFGPDGFSGKNRATKRMTGWV is encoded by the coding sequence ATGGACATCAGCCCGTACGTCGACCGCCTCCGCCAGGACCTGACCGCCAGCGCCGCTGCCGGGGATGAGCAGATCCAGGCCGCCGCCGAGCGCCTGGCGCTCGCGCTGGACCCGAGCATGCGGCTCAGCCTCATGGAGGTCCTCTCGCAGGCAGCCGCCGAGATCACCAGCGAGATGCGCAGCGGTTCGGTCGACGTCCGGCTCGCCGGCCGTGACCTGGAGTTCGTCGTCGAGCACCCTGCTCCTGAGCCGGTCGCTCCTGCCGCACCGACCGCCGGGGACGAGGAGGACGACGAGGCCGAGGTCGCGACCGCGCGGATCTCGCTACGACTCCCTGAGAGCGTGAAGGCGAGGGCCGAGGAGCTGGCCGCCAAGCACGGCAGCTCGCTGAACACCTGGATCGTCAACGTGCTGCGCCAGGCGACGCGTGAGAACGCCATCACCGTCGACATCGACCTGTCCAGCGTCCCGTTCGGGCCTGACGGCTTCAGCGGCAAGAACCGTGCCACCAAGCGCATGACCGGCTGGGTCTGA
- a CDS encoding CocE/NonD family hydrolase yields MRRSLTRLTAASVAVLTLTAGTVAAVAVVDHGVEDARTTSTSTTTRSASAPAQGTVERGNASARKSEKAGAARTTKVARAAAWKPRPEQYPKTVTVPELAIPMDDGVVLRGDLILPADANGKAINKKFPVVTTITAYNKGVQQYAGGLAGGNPTYLVKRGYAQLTVDARGTGTSGGRWCAFCTREDVDFTAVMQWAHEQSWSNGSTAMAGPSYMGIAQMFAAAGRPDGLKAIFPQVPAADVYRDVVASGGQLDVGFIPLWLGLVTATGVIPPFTSAPKDASPLVNLVDHLVGAGTFTVPLILKAFTGGEPAYDGPFYKQRSPINVAGKITVPTFFVSGEYDLFQRGTPLLFENLQKRGVPTKMIIGPWNHLQASGGEEVGKAGLGTLSELKLRWFDHYVKGIADPALDTDIPPITYFEQGTSAWRTAKTWVGDRKAASYRLSGTSTTGGTEGGLTQGAVTAGSSSVYPIPVAGLCTRSTDQWTAGALSAGGFQNPCLTDNALNDKAGAVFRTAPLSKPVALQGPVNARLYVSSNSGDGMLSVALEDEAPDGTVSRLTGGWQVISHRALDKSRSRYLDGKLIQPYHPFTRAAQVKLAKGQVAPVDVELFPTGAKLLPGHRLRIAVQAFDVPHLAPVLPDLLSTLTVITVHNSAKYPSEITIPGRKD; encoded by the coding sequence ATGCGCCGTTCACTCACCCGTCTGACCGCTGCCTCGGTCGCCGTCCTGACCCTGACCGCCGGCACGGTCGCTGCGGTCGCCGTCGTCGACCACGGGGTCGAGGACGCCCGAACGACGTCGACGTCCACGACGACGCGCTCCGCGTCCGCCCCCGCGCAGGGGACCGTCGAGCGCGGCAACGCCTCGGCAAGGAAGAGCGAGAAGGCCGGCGCCGCCCGTACGACGAAGGTCGCCCGCGCCGCCGCCTGGAAGCCGCGCCCCGAGCAGTACCCCAAGACCGTCACGGTGCCCGAGCTCGCCATCCCGATGGACGACGGCGTCGTTCTGCGCGGCGACCTGATCCTGCCGGCCGATGCGAACGGCAAGGCGATCAACAAGAAGTTCCCGGTGGTCACCACGATCACGGCGTACAACAAGGGCGTCCAGCAGTACGCCGGCGGCCTGGCCGGCGGAAACCCGACGTACCTGGTCAAGCGCGGGTATGCGCAGCTGACCGTCGACGCCCGCGGCACCGGCACCTCCGGTGGTCGCTGGTGCGCGTTCTGCACCCGCGAGGACGTCGACTTCACCGCGGTGATGCAGTGGGCGCACGAGCAGTCCTGGAGCAACGGCAGCACGGCCATGGCGGGGCCGTCGTACATGGGCATCGCCCAGATGTTCGCCGCCGCAGGCCGCCCGGACGGCCTGAAGGCGATCTTCCCGCAGGTCCCCGCTGCCGACGTCTACCGCGACGTGGTCGCTTCCGGAGGACAGCTCGACGTCGGCTTCATCCCGCTCTGGCTAGGCCTGGTCACCGCGACCGGCGTGATCCCGCCGTTCACCAGCGCGCCGAAGGACGCCAGTCCGCTGGTCAACCTGGTCGACCACCTCGTCGGCGCCGGCACCTTCACGGTGCCACTGATCCTGAAGGCCTTCACCGGCGGCGAGCCGGCGTACGACGGACCGTTCTACAAGCAGCGCTCGCCGATCAACGTGGCCGGCAAGATCACCGTGCCCACGTTCTTCGTGAGTGGCGAGTACGACCTGTTCCAGCGCGGAACGCCGCTGCTCTTCGAGAACCTCCAGAAGCGCGGTGTCCCGACCAAGATGATCATCGGACCCTGGAACCACCTGCAGGCATCCGGCGGCGAGGAGGTCGGCAAGGCCGGGCTCGGCACCCTGTCGGAGCTCAAGCTGCGCTGGTTCGACCACTACGTGAAGGGCATCGCCGACCCGGCGCTGGACACCGACATCCCGCCGATCACGTACTTCGAGCAGGGCACGAGCGCCTGGCGCACGGCGAAGACCTGGGTCGGCGACCGCAAGGCCGCCAGCTACCGGTTGAGCGGTACGTCCACGACGGGCGGTACCGAGGGCGGACTCACGCAGGGCGCGGTGACCGCGGGCAGCTCGTCGGTGTACCCGATCCCGGTCGCCGGCCTGTGCACCCGGTCGACCGACCAGTGGACCGCGGGCGCGCTCAGCGCCGGCGGCTTCCAGAACCCGTGCCTGACCGACAACGCACTGAACGACAAGGCCGGCGCGGTCTTCCGGACAGCACCGCTCAGCAAGCCTGTCGCCCTCCAGGGTCCGGTGAACGCCCGCCTGTACGTCTCGAGCAACAGCGGAGACGGCATGCTCTCGGTCGCCCTCGAGGACGAGGCCCCCGACGGCACCGTGTCGCGCCTGACCGGCGGGTGGCAGGTCATCTCGCACCGCGCACTGGACAAGTCGCGGTCGCGCTACCTCGACGGCAAGCTGATCCAGCCGTACCACCCGTTCACCAGGGCGGCGCAGGTGAAGCTGGCCAAGGGCCAGGTCGCCCCGGTCGACGTCGAGCTGTTCCCGACGGGCGCGAAGCTGCTGCCGGGCCACCGGCTGCGCATCGCCGTGCAGGCGTTCGACGTGCCGCACCTGGCTCCCGTCCTGCCGGACCTGCTGAGCACGCTGACCGTCATCACGGTTCACAACTCGGCGAAGTACCCCTCCGAGATCACCATCCCGGGTCGGAAGGACTGA
- a CDS encoding ArsI/CadI family heavy metal resistance metalloenzyme, with amino-acid sequence MSRLQLALNVDDLDTAVAFYSTLFATEPAKTRPGYANFAIAEPPLKLVLIQNGGHGGTLNHLGVEVEDVERVDAELERLTAAGLASTEERDTTCCYAKQDKFWVENTPSGERWEVYAVLEDSETFGGGRTSSQDTCCGSAVSEELHADAAACC; translated from the coding sequence ATGTCCCGCCTTCAGCTCGCCCTCAACGTCGACGACCTCGACACCGCGGTCGCCTTCTACTCGACCTTGTTCGCGACCGAGCCCGCGAAGACCAGGCCCGGCTACGCGAACTTCGCGATCGCCGAACCACCCCTGAAGCTGGTCCTCATCCAGAACGGCGGTCACGGCGGCACCCTCAACCACCTCGGCGTGGAGGTGGAGGACGTCGAGCGCGTCGACGCGGAGCTCGAGCGGCTCACCGCTGCCGGTCTCGCCTCCACCGAGGAGCGCGACACCACCTGCTGCTACGCGAAGCAGGACAAGTTCTGGGTCGAGAACACCCCGAGCGGCGAGCGCTGGGAGGTCTACGCCGTCCTGGAGGACTCCGAGACCTTCGGGGGCGGCCGGACGAGCTCGCAGGACACGTGCTGCGGGAGCGCAGTGTCCGAGGAGCTGCACGCCGACGCGGCGGCCTGCTGCTGA
- the dcd gene encoding dCTP deaminase, whose protein sequence is MLLSDRDILAEIDAQRIAVEPYDPAMIQPSSVDIRLDRFFRVFDNHKYPHIDPAVEQADLTREVEPDGDDPFILHPGEFVLGSTYEVCTLPDDIAARVEGKSSLGRLGLLTHATAGFVDPGFSGHVTLELANVATLPIKLYPGMKIGQLCFFRLSSPAEHPYGSEKYGSRYQGQRGPTASRSYANFHRTKI, encoded by the coding sequence GTGCTGCTCTCCGACCGCGACATCCTCGCCGAAATCGACGCCCAGCGGATCGCCGTCGAGCCCTACGACCCGGCCATGATCCAGCCGTCGAGCGTCGACATCCGCCTGGACCGGTTCTTCCGGGTCTTCGACAACCACAAGTACCCGCACATCGACCCTGCGGTGGAGCAGGCCGACCTGACCCGCGAGGTCGAGCCGGACGGCGACGACCCGTTCATCCTGCACCCGGGCGAGTTCGTGCTCGGCTCCACCTACGAGGTCTGCACGCTGCCCGACGACATCGCCGCGCGGGTCGAGGGCAAGTCCTCCCTCGGCCGTCTCGGCCTGCTCACGCACGCGACCGCCGGTTTCGTCGACCCCGGTTTCAGCGGCCACGTGACGCTGGAGCTGGCGAACGTCGCCACCTTGCCGATCAAGCTCTACCCCGGGATGAAGATCGGGCAGCTGTGCTTCTTCCGGCTGTCCTCGCCGGCCGAGCACCCGTACGGGTCGGAGAAGTACGGCTCGCGCTACCAGGGCCAGCGTGGTCCGACGGCCTCGCGCTCGTACGCGAACTTCCACCGCACGAAGATCTGA